The Salarias fasciatus chromosome 12, fSalaFa1.1, whole genome shotgun sequence DNA segment TAAAAGGCGTTTTGAAGGCCTGAGAGGTTTCTTGCGTTACCTGCAGAGCCTGGTTGTTTCCCCCGTCAGACACCTGAGCTTTGAGCTTGACCAGCTCGGCCTCGGTGCTCTCCTTGTCAGTCAGAGCCTCCTGGAGCCGCCTGCTCAAAATGCCCACGGCGTTCTCGTAGGCCTTGTGTTTGGCCTTCATCTCCTTCTGAGCGCTGGTCAAATCCGTCCCCAGTCTCTTCATGCGCACTTTCTGCTCTGAGATGGCCCTGCGTTCATGGACATAAAACATCGACTCTCTTAATAAATCAGTTTCATTCACACGGGATCTGAGTGTGCAGACTGTGAATCCCAATAATATCCAgtcctgtttgcatgttcagtgTTATGAAATGGGTGGATGCACTTCTTATAACCACATATAATGACTCATAATAGTGTTTGGAAATCAGACATTGTATAAGTATTGTCccatatttacatttataaaTAGCACACAAAAGCAGAGATCTGCAGCACGGTCCAAGTCAGTGTGGTCAGAATGATTAAAACTCCTCCAATCTCCAGAAGCATGACTCACTTTTTGGCTTCTGcctccatctgctccacctgttTCCTCAAACCCTCGTTCTCCTGTGTCGCTGCCGCGAGCTGGTTCTGATCGAACTGCAGAGACTGGGATGGGAGGAAAACCAAGCATGTCTGGTTACAAAACAGAACGGCTCAAAACACCTTTCCTTCGCGGAGGGAGAAGACGTTGCATTGTATTTCTGACCAGTACCTGCATCTGAGTTTCCAGCTGATCCCTCTCCGTCTGGATGGCCTGCAGATGGGCCTCCATGTTACTCATCTGCTCCTGGACCCTCTGCACCTCCCGCTGCAGCCGAGCCTGCTCCAGTTCCGCCTTCTGCTTCTCCCCCTGAGAGCTTATCAGCTCCTGCTTGAAGTCCTTCACCTCCGCCAGCAGACGCTTCTTGGTGGACTTGAGCTCACTGATCAGCTGGTCTTTGGAGCTGGCGTCCCGCCGGTACGCTTCCACCATCACCTGTGAAGTCAACGACACGGCCATCTCAATGAAACGTTCCCATAGAGCACTAACGAAGGGTTTTCTTTCTCACATTGAAACAGTGGGCAAGAGATTTTTCATAGGCTGCAGGAGCGAGGGCTGGAACCAGATTTAAATCCCACACTGCATCACTGCTTCTGTTGAGTGACACAttttaagagaagaaaaactttatGTGCACACTCAGCTGTTCGggcctttttttctcttctaattAGACTTTTCTTGAAGTTCACATGCTATataaaagctgaaatatttcagaaactCTTCAAAGGACGGCAGCAGCGCATGCTGGCTTTTCTGCAGGCGGAGCTTTTCAAATCTTCAATTTATTCAAAtacttcattcatttttaatgaatgtATAGCAACAGGAGTGTGGTGTACCGTGTACGTATTAtgcataaaaaaatgaaatgctaTAGCATTTTtatgagagaggagagaatgtTTTGCACAGTTTGAAGTTTGACGCAGTCAAAGCAGGTGCCCACTTTCCTTTGAACAAGTCTGACAGACTACCGCGTTTTACTTTATTCACAGCACAACGCGCATATTAAAGCCTTTATGGAGCACCCAATAAGTTACCTGAAAGCTAAAACGTTTAGACTTTGGGGACTTTTTAAAGGAGATTTAAAGGGAAAAGCAACAAACTAAAACAATAAACTGAGATCTATGGAAAAATATAGTTGAAATAAAAAATCTCTGAACAACACATTGCTTAGGAATTACCTGTAATAGattatacattttcttttttaaaacatcttaTACATTAATAACTACTACTGTCCTACAGCGTAACGCATGATTTGCAGCAAACATACAATCAAGATGATTACAAAAATGTCCATTGTCTCTTCCTCTGTGGCTGCTGGGCTGGTGACCTTGTGACCcaacaggaagaagcaggagaGGCAGTATGCTTTGGCACTTGTCAATATATCAACATATTTTAGGGCAGATGCATTGTaatcaaaaaattaaatctaaaaATCATCTTTTTCAATGAGTCACACATTGTTTGTTGATGTCTTCTGCGATTGTCAATGACTCGTCATcggaagaaacaggaagaaatgagAAGCTGTCAAGTATGATAGAAAAGAATAGAAACACTTTCTCAATCCTGGATGCAATTACTCATACAACAAAGGGTTAATAATTCCTCATATAAAAGAATTTGGACCATCAGAAacttgtgatttattttctatttcttcAGATGTagcgttcttttttttttttgacgagTCTTCGTCAAATGAGGGAAAGCAGTTTAGATTTAACGGTTTGTTGAAGCAGCCCAAAGTGAATTCTGATGGAGCGCGGCGACGTTTAATGCACGAGTATAAAAAGAGTTTAGAGAAACTCAAATCTTGACAGAGATACAATACAGTTCACTTGTCTGTCATTTTGTCAATTAACTCCACTCTCCTGGTGACAGCCTGTCAATGCGGCATAAAGCAGCATCCACCATTTTCAGTCCAATGAGGCGTGTCTACCAGCGCTTCGGGCTTTCTTCAGCAGATCTGACAGCCATCTGGCTCCACAAAGCGTCCTCCTACGACAGCATCAGCCTCAGCCAGCTGGGAGATTTCTGCCAAGTGCTTCAAAATGTAAGTGAAGTCTTCACAGGCTCGACTTCTGCGGAGTTCTCAGCAGCTTTACTGACAGACAAGAAGCTGTCTACACGAAGAAACACAACGGGAGACGTCTTACCTTTTGTTGCTGGAACTGTTCTTTCAACTTCTGAGCTTGTTTCTTCAGGGAGTTATTTTCTTGTTGCAGAGTTTCAATCTGTCAAATATAAAAGAGCCTTCATTTTTCAGCACATTTGTTGACACGCTTCCATTCTTTTTTTCAACCGAGAGTGAAAAGCGCCTCCCTGCCGTCCCGTACCTGACTGGCTTTGACTTGAACCTCTTGTCGGAGGTGATCCAACACATCTGAGGCCACCAGCACGTCCTCCCCGAGACGCTCGGCTCCCTCGTCCAGCTGGCTCTTATCCGCCCGGGCGGCCTCCAGCGCCACCTCCAGGACGATCTTCTCATTCTGCAGGTACTGGATGCTGTCGTCCTTGGCGTTGCTTTCCGTCTGCAGCTCGGCCAGCTgggcctccagctccaggtagCGGGCCTCCAGCTGGTTGATGGACTGCTCTTTGGTGTGGAGATTCTCCTGAGTGGCTGTCAGCTGCCGCATCAGCTCCAGATGCTCGTTCTGAAGTGACTGCAGCTGCACGTCCTTCTGGGAAAGGGTCAGTCTCACCTAGGAGCGACAACGGATGACAATTTAAAGTAGAATCCGGCAAACGTTCTCACAACATCGGCAGTGAGTTCCTGTTCCATCTGGCTTGACTACCTGCTCCAGTTCCCGTTCTAGGGTGCTGGCTGTGTTGGCCAGTTTAACTAATCGGTCTCGCTCTTCTTCGAACTCCTCCAGTTTGTGCTGCAGGTCGTCCTCCACCATGGATTTTGCATCCTGAATTTGCTTGTAAGCAGCTTCTTGAGTCAGCATGTCGGCCTGCATCGCAGTGGAAGATCACTGAACATTGAGTACCTCCTCACACCGATAATGGAAATATTTGAGCTCAGGTAGAATCAGGATTTAACATTCAAATCCAGAGGTGGCGCATTCAGGAATGAACGATAGTGACGTATACCTCAATGCTCTGCAGCTGGACTGCAATGCGTTCTTTCTCTTTGATGGAGCGGTGTTGGGTCTCCGTGAGTTGATGAGACAGGGTTACATTTTCCAGCTTCAGATGCTCCAAAACACCGATCTGACTCATCTGTCCagcctgatgaagaggagggggaaaaaaaaaaaagcagaagaacgAGCCGGTCACCCAGGATGACTTCTCTTAGTCACAAAGTGCGATCCGACACCATGAGAAACCACCTCACCTGCATGTTGGCCAtctctccctgcagcctgaCTCTGGCCTCCTGCGCCacggccagctgctgctggtacCACTGCCTGACCTGCTGGAGGGAATCAATCTCCGCCTGAGAGGTCTTCAGCCGGCTCTGCAGGGTGCTGCGCTCCAgctgcacctgctgcagctggctctGGAGGCTACCCATCTGCTGCCGCAACTCCTGAACTGCATGAGTTCGAAATCAACACggaccattaaaaaaacaccgATGCGTTGATTGAATCCAGCTGTTTTCAGCTCTGCGGTTCTTTACCACCTACCTGTAGTGTCCCTCAACGTCACAGTGCTTTGcatctcctccaccttccccaTCAGCCTGTTGTATTGCTCTTCAGCAACCTTCAGGTCATTGCTGAGAGAAGCCAGACTGGCGTTCTTGCTCTCCAGGtttccctgcagctccaccatgGCTCTCTCTAGCTGGTTGCAGTTCTGACGCAGCGTGCCAACCTCGGAGGTGAGGGTGCTCTGCTTCTCCCGGCtgacttgagcttcttcctgtttaGCCTGCAGCTGAGCGTTCACCGTGGCAAGCTGGGCTTGTAGCTCTGTTTTCTCCTTGAGAGCCTGGAGGCAGAGACATGCTGTTCAGCAACCTCTCCTCACTACTGGGGCATTCCATAAACATCCTGTTTTATCACTCTGAGGCTAAATCCTAATGACAGTATGATCACAACTTCAAATTAGAGGCCAGAGAAGCAGATCCGGGATCAGGTGTTCTCAGGTTCACCACTCTGGGTCCCttgacctccatcagctccctggagcTCTCTAATGTGGCTGCTCACCGCATCCCAGAAAAGGGACGGGCAGATGCCGAAAAAGGAATTCCCCCCGTTTGATTctaggttaactggtgactctaaaattGCCCAGTGAGAGTGTAAGCATGTGTAACTCTCCCTCTGTTTGCTCTGGGATATAATTGTGAACTATCCGGGATGTATCCTGTCTTCATCCAGACAGCTGGGACAAGCTCCAACAATAAAGTAGGCTCTGCTCTTAAAGTCTTacagtctctctgtgtgtcctgtttctccctccagcctcctgtcctgctttattttgcagtttttaaatgtcGTTTGTAAGCATTAATTCAAGATGGCTTTGATAATCAATCTAACATATTCCTGCTTATTCAAATGTAAAGTACAGCAGCttttggtgaagccatttgGTGTGGCAGTTCAAGTTTTCATTCTTATTTTAGGCATCAAAAATGTGATGGGGCTGGATGAGAGCTGTCTGAAGAAAGAACTGAAGATGTGATTAGTTACCTGACTGGCTTCAGATGACAAGGACTCCAGCTGGCCTTCGAgtctcattttctctttcagcacCTGAAGCATTTCATCATGTCCCATCACAGAACTCTCCAAAGaaacactaaaacaaaaaatttaaaacaatTTAGATTTACAAGATTTATCACAAAACCATTACATTCGCTCAAACCAGGACATTAAAATGCAAGTTCTCTCTCAAAGTTGAATAATTTGAAGTGATAAAGACTCAGTCTGGTCATGACATTGATTCCCCATAGTAACCTGGTAGAATACCTGCTGGAGAAACTGTCCCTGCGGCTGCGAGGCTCTGCTGTgccctctctctcctgctccagctccagctggtgCTGCTCCTCGCTGGCTGCCTGCAGCACTTCCTGTAGAGAGGGGAACTGTCCCATGGCCTCGGGGGCGATCTCCCGTCCCTCCACCGTGTACGGCCCCCGCTGCCTTTCCACGGCGGCGGACAGCGTGGCGTAGGTCCCTCTGGTCGACACGCTGCTGTAGGAAGAGCTGTCGCTGTCATTGCCGTCGTTCCCCCTCGCTCCCGATTCGCTGCCGTCAATTTCTGACACACTGTCCCCGAGCTGTGGCTCCGTCTCACAGGCGCTGCCCTCGGACACCACGCTGACCTCGGACAGCGTGGACACAGAGCTAATGGTGGACTGGAGGGAGTTCCTGCTGCCATCTGCAGACTTCacgccacctcctcctcctcctcctccatcactctcAGGAGTCTTATAGTCAGCTAAGGAGTGGATCTTGCTGGGACGAGGTGACCTGGATTTCTTTTCCTTGGAAGGAGGAATTCCAAGGCTGCCTAGTTTGGGACCTCGTGGGACGCTGGTCCTCAGGAATGAATACTCCTTGGTCATGGCAACGGTGTTTGCACGAGGCAGGGCCTCAGGATGCAGCATGAGCTCTGGATCCAGGGTGCTGAATGGTCTGCTCTTGGCGGTGGAGCGGTGagactaaaaaagaaaaaacaggaaaaaggtTCAGCGGTCACAGTGGAACCAGCTCAGCTTGATGACTCAGATAAAATAGGTCAGATGTTTAAGGCTTCACACTCAGAGGAGCTGAACTTGCACAAATACATACTAATGTGAGACTGCAATAGTTAAACTTTCAACTGTTCCGGTTACACTGTTAGTGAGAACATGAGCATCACGTTCACTTTTACTTTCCATAACTTCTCAATTTTGGAAACACGTCTCTCCAAAGAATAAAGTACCAGAGAAGGCATGAGGATTTTGAGAGCACACACAGGGTTCAGTCAACAGGTAAATACAATAATGCATGACCTCGACGTGTCTGTTTATTCACTCACTCTCTCCTTATGCCTCTGCACTCTATACTGTTTGAGTTGCTCCTCCAAACGCCGGCGAGCCTCCAGGCGAATCTTCTCCTCGTTCTCCATTTCGAGCGAAGGCTTCTGGTTGGCTGAAGGAGGATAAAGTCAGGACAAACACAAGATCGCTccacaccaacacaaacacctcCACCAAATCACAATATTTACACCACGTCTTATTCAATGATCACAAAAGCTTCATCCTGGCAATGAGTCTGAAGTTGCCCGACTGATTCAGTGAAGATTTATGAGTGATGGTTCTTGTGGTGAAGAGTCGCTGCTGCTCTCAAACAGGCATGGTGAACAAATGATTCAAAGCAGAGTTCCCAGGGCAAGAGCAAACCACCGTGGCAAGGAAGTCACAATATGCCCCTGAGGCACTCATCCAACACTAATGGAGGATTCATTTGACACTCGCTTACATCCTCATGCTGTATTTCATCGTTTTGTTTTCAACACGTAAGTGTTTACCTCACTCATGCCTGCAAAAGCTTTGCAGCCTCCAGAAACTCATCAAACAGATGCACACTGAATCAGTCATGTTCATGAGCCATCACTGGCAGTGCTGCACGCTGATTCCTCATGTGGGACCATACATATATGTGTAATGTTTGTGGGAGTAGTAGCTTGAAGGCAACAGAGCAGTTTGTGTGTTGCCTAAAATAACCTCATAGCTATGAACGAGGCAACTGTGCCAAACTTTGAAAAACCACTGAAAGCACCATGACAGCAGGGTTAGTTCCAAAAAGCAGCCATTAGCCCATACAGTGTTGAAAATTAAGCACCAATGCCAGTCAAATCAAGCAATAAAAGCAGCCCACGGGAACTACAGAAATTAGGGAGACCGAAACATCTCAACAAAATCTCATTGAATTCTTCAGCTGAGATTAGACACAGACATGGATGTTAAATAAAAAGAGGTGTGCACGaatcaaaaaccaaaacattccACAGCACGAGGTTAAATACGGAGGATAATAGAGGGGGGCATTCACTCCACATAAATGTGTTTATGCTTACACAGTTCAGTCTCCTGCATAGGCATACTGAGTCTGAGTGACTGCAATGCATCGCCCTTGTGACCCGTGACCTCAGCACTATCCCCCTCAGACTGCTCTAGCATCGTGGGTTGATAAGCAGCCACACCTGAGGAGGGCTCTTGGGTAGGGGAGCTGACGCTCTGAGGAGGAGCGTCTAAAGGCAGGGACCCATTAACGAGGGTGTCCCCGGCCGCAGCCAGTCCATTTCCATTAGGCATCGCATCTGAACTGACAGGACCTGCGAGGAAGAGAGAAGCAGGAAGGAATGCACAGGGATATGCTAATAAGTCACGGTAATCTCCTACGAAAATGTCAGGGTACATGTGGTTCTCCTGGCAAACTGGCTGAACAACTTCCTCAAGCAACTATGGAAACATTCATGCAACACTTGGTTAGTAAAGCACCGCTTCATTTGTGTGTACAGTACTATTGAGGATCATGAACAGAAAGTCAAACAGGTTATGAGTGCAAGACGACTTTGAGGATTTAAATTTCACTTAAAGTGATCTCACACTGAAATCAGTCTGCTTGGGAGGATTTAAGAGCGTGCTTTGGCTAATGTGTATTTGCAACATGAACAGAGGGTGTGTGAAAAAGTAAGTGGGGAAGTAAATTATGCTTTTCCTTGCTTTGTTTCTCAATGACAAGACTTTGTtagaattaatgtttttttttcctaaactttatatatatattcatgttCACCTTTCAGAATCTCAAGGATCCCTTCTTCTGTGTTAGACTTGGGCAGGACTTTATTAATTTCTAGATTAGCAAATccagttttctttgtgttttttaatctaGAAATTACATGAAAAGCTATAAAATTCAAAGCAAGTTATCAGCTTCAAGCACAAGATGATTCCATCATACACAAGTACTTCATTTTCTCCTAAACTTGAAAACTGTGGTTAAGTTTATGTCAGCGCTTCTCTCACTGTCTGGAGTTTTCAGGGCGCAGCTGGAAAAGGGTGACTCATTCGCATCTGCCCACCAAAGTTAAACGAAATGCTTAGTTCAgatttttaaaaggttttcatCCACTGGTGGAAGGTATAAGAATAGACAATACCAATCAAGAAACCAAGCCGAGTTttttgttgtggaaaaaaaaaagtgttactGTCAACATTTGCTTTTCTTGACGTTTACCACGAAGGGATGTTTAATCACAAACATTTGAGGGGTTGTCTTTCCTTTTAATTGAATTCACTACTTATAAATGAAAAGAGATGCGTAAAAAGAAATGCTGCTTCGCCATTCTGTTTGTAAACTTTCTTCATTGCATGGCACAAATTGCAAAGAAcactttttcaagctttttattttctaaatcatTATTCCGCGACGGTTTCTGCACTTTAGTTTAGTTCTTCTCTGCATGATAACTTATTTCAGGTCAGCATTTAACACATTGGTGCAATGAGCCATGTAGCACAGATCAGTAGAGGATCTTAGAATTTGTGGAATCCAACAAAACAGGTCAACCGTGGCAGAATACAAGTATTGGATAAAAGACATACTAGTGGTATGGCTTAAGGGGGAAGAACTTTACAGATCACAAAGCAGAACTAACTCTGAGTACAGCCCACTGAAGAAATACACGCTCCAAATGGGATAGAGGTCAAATATATAAAGTTAAGCTAGATTGACAAGTATTACCACTCTTTCAATTGCCAACACACAAACATTATCAGACAGAAGTAAAACATCAGCAGCACTCACCGTTAGGAACATCCtcttttgtgtgttgtgtggtttCCAGTCCTTGTTTCAGTTGCATTTCATGTTCCACAATATGGGCTTCATTCTCTTTGGATAATATAGCATGGATTTCTTGATGGGCATTAGTCTCCATCTGAGCTGATTAGTTATGACTTATTTCTTGATGTAACAGTCACAGTAGGCAGCTTGAAAAATAAGCTGTATTAGACCATCTTCTGAGGGAGGGGGTCAGCTGGGAACATGTCAGAGTCCAGGAGCACGTCTGAATGCAGACAAAAACGTAGAGATCATGTTTAAGAACTATCTCCAGGCTGTGTGCGTAGATTACAACACTTGGAAAGATCAACACAACATAAGTAGTTGCAGTTCCTCACTACAAATCTCTTTCAGGCACTAACAACATTATGCAACAGCACACTCAGCTTGAATTTACGCATACTTGTAAGAGACAGTCAAGGGTTAACAAGCTGGCTTGGAGGATAAGTGGATTGTCTGGTGTTAAATATACCCCCACTGGACACTTAATTAAGTACACTTGCACCatccaacatgaaaacttcgTTTCTAAAGATCTACAAAGATGAATTCACTATACGATGTTTAAGTTAATAGTTTTCCTCCATCTGACACATGTGTAACTAGTGTGGAAGGATTAACAAAACTGCACAGCATTGCTCGTCTTTATGATCGGCTAAAGGTTAGAGGCATGAAACTGTTTTACATCTTACATTACATAAACAACACTGACAAGTTACCATTCGGCCATTTTAGTATACGAGAagttattattactattattacaCAATTTTCTGTTTTAACAGGGTGTGTCGAAAGCATGCATACAGTGTGAAGATTGTTAAAAGAATCCTCAGAATGTAtaagatgacttttttttcccaatcttttttttttgctgcgtCGGCTTTAGAGGCAGTGAcactgttttttccccccaaagcGTGTCGGTGTGTCACGGTTTTCTACCCGCCACTTTAAATAATAACGATACTATTTCATTGGTATGCGGTGCTGCGAGCAATGCTATCGGGGTAACATCTGCTTAGGTCGGGTCAAAACAAAAGCTTCCACTTACAGACGTGAATATAACTACTGTTCGCCAGAGTGACATGGCTGGTTTGTTTCACTTACAGCACTATCAGTCAGATTAACAAGAATGTGGGTGGACATCACTGGTTAGCGATGCTAACGAGGCAGCTAACTAGCCCGATGTGTTTTTGACGGGACCTGTCAAGCTAAATATGCTAAGTCGTTAGCTCAAACAGCCACCCGCCGCTTCAGGAAGAAATTGTCTCTTAATAGAGCCAAATAAAATTATAACTCACTGTCTGGTAAGCACACTGCAAGGCTCCTGGGGAAACCGTACAATGACATTATCGGTAGAAGCTGACAAAGACAACAAACACTCACCTTTtttcgagagcttcgccttttaCTACGTGGCTGTTTGGATTCCGTCCCCAAAACTGTCCGACTGGAAACAGCGAGGACTCACATCGAACACGGTCGActgtctgcaggaaaacacgaAGCTCGCCGGGCACCGAAGCGTCTGCTGTCCACACTCACTAAATCTATAATTTACACTCAGAAAGCTGATCGTATGAATGAGCGTGATGACAGTGATGCAGATACTTATATCAATGACAGGCTCACTACACGGGCTGTATTATAGGCCGGATGTGGTTCAGTGCTTCACTCTTGTGGTCAAAGCTGCACCTTCATTTCCAAACAAGCAgcaaacgttttttttttttttttttgcacgcaCCTTCCcctctattttattttattacattaaatatattttaataacaGATGCACATGCATATGACAATGGACAATGGACATCACTACTTAATATAGTATAATCATCActacaaacactttttttataCATCATGTATTATGGAGAGGACATAATGACTTCATACGtagtaaaatgtattttaatacaCATAATAACTGACTTTGCTTCAATATTTATTAGCATCATCAATCAGTAGAAACAATTTTCAAACATCACATTTCACCTCTATGTAAGACAAAACCTTAAGCTGTTCTGTTAATATAGTGGGTGTGGTGGAGTGGGTTAAGTCTCTCCTCAACTGTGTGCAATTACTGAACAGCAAATATTATTATAAGATTGTGTGGTACTTTTGGAAgcatttcattatatttttttcatccaacattttccaaataaagacaaaaaacacagaGCCACATTTGTATATGGACCATCGAGTTGTCGTCTTTGATATTTTACAAATAGGTAGATAACCAGTATtccaaaaaaatattcatataAATATCTTAACTTACCATTAGTACAAATAAAAGCACCAGCCTTTCAGAACATTTAAAGTTGATATCAATAATCATCAGTAACACAATAATCAatagttgtttttgttcttgctgttgttgtttattAATGCTAAGTTTGAAATCACTATGGCTGGAAAAGAATTCACACTAAACCCTAAAAGTTTAAAATATAAGGGAGGACATTGATACTGAGCACTGCTGGCATCAGGTCCCACACCTGAGCCACTGACACATTTCAGGTTGTTATCATTGACAATGATTCTGTATGAATAGTGCTGCTGGATACAGTTCAATAGCTGgtcccaacaataaagctctcAGTGTAACCTGTAGAGGACAGGGAAATATTGCATGCATAAAACAACAGCAAGATAGAAAAATCTCCAGGAGCAAGAATGTGATAAGTCAATTCTAATAAATCCACAATGactttgaaatatgtattcATATATCAGTGACAATCCTTTTAAATTTGCAATATTTTTAAGGTCAATACTGATATCATATTCAAGTTTATCTGCAGAAGATTTCAATAGTTTTGACGCCATCTGTTGGTAGTAACAAGAATGACATGTTGGATAAATAAAGCAGATTGAAGAGGTTGGAACTGGAAGTAAACTGAACTTTAACACCAACAGAAAGAGCACATCCAGAAGAATACAGATAGAAGTATTTAACCATTTAAAGTCTTAGGAGTGAACATCACCAGTAGCCATAATTTGCTTATCAACTTTTGTCTATAAAACTAgttttaaaatgcattaaatgtgTATGTGATAAAATTGAGAAAACGCCGAGTCTCTGTTCATCATCTATCAGACtttcattcatgtttatttacaAGGTAATTTTAGTTGTGCAGTGAGAAAGCAAGGAAATGAGCCCCTCATATGTGTTGATCTCTAAAGAGAATTGGCAACAGTATAAATTTATGTAAACCATATTTTGACTCTTTCTGTAGATATTTTTTCCACAACATGTTGCTGAACAGAAGAGACGCTTTGTCATCAAACTGAGTATAAACCTCTTACTGTGACAACTGTCTGACTTAAACATATTGCTAAATTTTTTCAATTACTAAAACAATTATTtcccaaaaaaatgaagaatgaGTGAAATCTCTTTAGATGGTATCGAGTTATGGGATGAACAATGAACTGTGAGTACTTGAACTGGTCAGTGGTGAACAGTTCAGTGACAAATAAGGTGTGGAAAATGgccaaataaattaaaaaaatatattttaagcaTGATTTAATCCTTTACAGTACactcttcagttttatttcattgtgttATTCCTAAGTGATTAACATTCACATTATTGAtggttttacattttctgtATTTGCAATGCATTTATCTCTAAATATATGTTAAAGATTACAAAGGAAAACTTCTTGCACAAACTGTGAAGATGAGGTGCCCTCAGTGAATTAGTGTCACTCAAATTTCTGCATTACTTCTTAAAGATTATTATTACAGTTTGAGAGACCATAAAGTTCCACTGGCTTGAGTGAATGTGTGCTATACAA contains these protein-coding regions:
- the golga3 gene encoding golgin subfamily A member 3 isoform X1, with the translated sequence METNAHQEIHAILSKENEAHIVEHEMQLKQGLETTQHTKEDVPNGPVSSDAMPNGNGLAAAGDTLVNGSLPLDAPPQSVSSPTQEPSSGVAAYQPTMLEQSEGDSAEVTGHKGDALQSLRLSMPMQETELSNQKPSLEMENEEKIRLEARRRLEEQLKQYRVQRHKERSHRSTAKSRPFSTLDPELMLHPEALPRANTVAMTKEYSFLRTSVPRGPKLGSLGIPPSKEKKSRSPRPSKIHSLADYKTPESDGGGGGGGGVKSADGSRNSLQSTISSVSTLSEVSVVSEGSACETEPQLGDSVSEIDGSESGARGNDGNDSDSSSYSSVSTRGTYATLSAAVERQRGPYTVEGREIAPEAMGQFPSLQEVLQAASEEQHQLELEQEREGTAEPRSRRDSFSSSVSLESSVMGHDEMLQVLKEKMRLEGQLESLSSEASQALKEKTELQAQLATVNAQLQAKQEEAQVSREKQSTLTSEVGTLRQNCNQLERAMVELQGNLESKNASLASLSNDLKVAEEQYNRLMGKVEEMQSTVTLRDTTVQELRQQMGSLQSQLQQVQLERSTLQSRLKTSQAEIDSLQQVRQWYQQQLAVAQEARVRLQGEMANMQAGQMSQIGVLEHLKLENVTLSHQLTETQHRSIKEKERIAVQLQSIEADMLTQEAAYKQIQDAKSMVEDDLQHKLEEFEEERDRLVKLANTASTLERELEQVRLTLSQKDVQLQSLQNEHLELMRQLTATQENLHTKEQSINQLEARYLELEAQLAELQTESNAKDDSIQYLQNEKIVLEVALEAARADKSQLDEGAERLGEDVLVASDVLDHLRQEVQVKASQIETLQQENNSLKKQAQKLKEQFQQQKVMVEAYRRDASSKDQLISELKSTKKRLLAEVKDFKQELISSQGEKQKAELEQARLQREVQRVQEQMSNMEAHLQAIQTERDQLETQMQSLQFDQNQLAAATQENEGLRKQVEQMEAEAKKAISEQKVRMKRLGTDLTSAQKEMKAKHKAYENAVGILSRRLQEALTDKESTEAELVKLKAQVSDGGNNQALQEKMEALQAELQAVTNSKTMLEKELQEVITLTSTELEEYQEKVLELEDELQESRCFKKRIRKLEDANKKLALELEHEKGKLAGLAQSHNSLREHANILESALAKREADLVQLNLQVQAVLKRKEEEDQQMKQMVQTLQLALDKEKTKVKDLKEQVAAAKAEAAHNRRHYRAAMLELSEIKKDLQAKEDLVKALQSEAHKLQAQDEQHAQEVSKFQEELADAHAQLQILQKQLNEELAKQPLTKQEVEDLKWEVEQRQRELEAQKQQLEMMEQCHHRELDNLQTALQNIKVELDSVQEEMSSTRKDKFMLQAKVGELRNSMKTVLLQNQQLKQDLKQSRLRKQRMELKSEGNPSNPVTPVKIPDCPVPASLLDELLKPSTSVNKEPLNNLHNCLRQLKEEMDSLQRQMEEHTVTVHESIGSWTNTEEGLAQREPQNSVSKPPAAPSSTAVENNSEAEQQQS